The following coding sequences are from one Phycisphaeraceae bacterium window:
- the atpG gene encoding ATP synthase F1 subunit gamma, with translation MGKTREIKKRIKAVGNIRRITKTMQMIATSKFARAQQRAVATKPYTEGVFDLVRELAATAGNISHPLLTGLGSQSEGKPELTLIITSDRGLCGPYNGSILRTAMAHLRETPKAKSGVIELVGKKGVNFLRFNSIPVATTHTIGDKPTFEVVERLAQAFMDRFLAGEVSAVRVVYMRYISAGRQRPEVIQLLPLRPPAHKGDAPKSVGLDYEFSPPADELLSDLIPAAVKATLFQAFNDAIVSEHVARMVAMKAATDNAGKMGKRLTRAYNRARQAQITTELTEIISGAAALE, from the coding sequence ATGGGCAAGACACGCGAGATCAAGAAGCGCATCAAGGCGGTCGGCAACATCCGTCGCATCACCAAGACGATGCAGATGATCGCCACGAGCAAGTTCGCCAGGGCCCAGCAGCGGGCCGTGGCGACCAAGCCCTACACCGAGGGCGTCTTCGATCTGGTCCGCGAACTTGCCGCGACCGCCGGCAACATCTCCCACCCGCTCCTGACCGGCCTGGGTTCGCAGAGCGAGGGGAAGCCTGAGCTGACGCTGATCATTACCTCCGATCGCGGGCTGTGCGGGCCGTACAACGGCTCCATCCTGCGCACCGCGATGGCCCATCTCCGCGAGACCCCCAAGGCCAAGTCGGGTGTCATCGAGCTCGTCGGCAAGAAGGGCGTCAACTTCCTGCGGTTCAACAGCATCCCGGTCGCCACGACACACACCATCGGCGACAAGCCCACCTTCGAGGTCGTCGAGCGACTCGCCCAGGCGTTCATGGACCGCTTCCTCGCGGGAGAAGTCTCCGCCGTCCGCGTGGTCTACATGCGGTACATCAGCGCCGGACGCCAGCGCCCCGAGGTCATCCAGCTCCTGCCGCTGCGACCGCCGGCGCACAAGGGAGATGCCCCCAAGAGCGTCGGTCTCGACTACGAGTTCAGCCCCCCCGCCGATGAACTCCTGAGCGACCTGATTCCCGCCGCGGTCAAGGCCACGCTCTTCCAGGCGTTCAACGATGCCATCGTGAGCGAGCACGTCGCCCGCATGGTCGCGATGAAGGCGGCCACCGACAACGCCGGCAAGATGGGCAAGCGGCTCACGCGCGCCTACAACCGCGCCCGCCAGGCTCAGATCACCACCGAGCTCACCGAGATCATCTCGGGCGCCGCGGCTCTCGAATAG
- a CDS encoding insulinase family protein, which yields MTRLQAASATILACLVSLALAATAAGQPLPTDPRLVTGTLDNGLSYIVIKHDNPPGRASVWLHVDSGSLNETDIQRGIAHYLEHMAFNGSKNFPPGSVVPFFESLGLTFGRHQNAFTSFDQTTYQLALPDAQPEHIAKALLFMSDVAMRLDLVPEEIEKERQVILEEKRARSSAGQRIQEYMLSNIAPGSIVGDRLPIGTEKTILGVQRQDFVDYYTKFYTPSNMTVMVVADADPAVVVAQIKSAFADGPKAPRPADQDPKVSPTSGFHAIIATDPDLTDASVSIMRLEPVLPPTTTVELARREMVERLGVTAFNRRIDAKISKGGMAFLDASVGLDSLFRTATYVNASADGKPENWKAMLEELGAELQRARLHGFTAREIDDVKVQIRSSTEQFVKREPTLDARVILNMLNRSIADGEPVMSAQQTLDLVNQLLPTITAEEVSKKFAADFDMTSAMFMLNLPSSAETPTKEALVALGKAAISATPEKEAESERAAALMTTKPTPGQITEQGVHEASGVWSGWLSNGVRAHQKSMDFKKDEVTVTFTLAAGAIQETAKDRGIAEAAGLAWSRPATGTLSSTDIRDLMTGKKVRVRGGGGGSPDTMTLSVSGSPSDLETGMQLAYLLLTDPVIEAAAFDQWRTAELQAIEARKKDPQGAFRTLMIESIYPASETRFLPQTEAQVNAMTREAAQAWLKKTIATAPIEVSIVGDMPQDQAMELLRAYVAALPARARISGSTLDELRKVSRPAGPVVKASTVDTKTPAAVVLGGFFGPDADNIPDARAMDMAAKILSTRMIKQIREEQALVYSIGAQSQPARVVPGLGLFFAFAPTKPEKVPALEAALKEVFDEFAKTGPTEEEMVVAKKQFANTFDESMKQPQFWLGETAAMDYRSANLNDVVSAPEAFQAMTADQVHQVFSKYYKPEAQLMISLSPSSAAADSEAASTPEPVHGKAE from the coding sequence ATGACGCGTTTGCAGGCCGCATCGGCCACGATCTTGGCGTGTCTTGTGAGTCTGGCCTTGGCGGCGACCGCCGCGGGGCAACCCCTGCCAACCGATCCGCGTCTGGTGACGGGAACGCTGGACAACGGCCTGAGCTACATCGTGATCAAGCACGACAACCCGCCGGGCCGGGCGTCGGTCTGGCTGCACGTGGATTCGGGGTCGCTGAACGAGACGGATATCCAGCGCGGTATCGCCCACTACCTGGAGCACATGGCCTTCAACGGCTCGAAGAACTTTCCGCCGGGGAGCGTCGTGCCGTTCTTCGAGAGCCTTGGCTTGACGTTCGGCCGCCACCAGAACGCGTTCACCTCGTTTGACCAGACGACCTATCAGCTCGCGCTCCCCGATGCGCAGCCCGAGCACATCGCCAAGGCGCTGCTGTTCATGTCCGATGTCGCGATGCGGCTGGACCTCGTGCCGGAGGAGATCGAGAAGGAGCGTCAGGTGATCCTGGAGGAGAAGCGGGCACGCTCCAGCGCCGGCCAGCGCATCCAGGAGTACATGCTCAGCAACATCGCCCCGGGCTCGATCGTCGGGGACCGGCTCCCGATCGGCACCGAGAAGACCATCCTCGGGGTGCAGCGGCAGGACTTTGTCGACTACTACACGAAGTTCTACACGCCGTCGAACATGACGGTGATGGTGGTCGCGGACGCGGATCCGGCGGTGGTCGTCGCGCAGATCAAATCGGCGTTCGCCGATGGTCCCAAGGCCCCGCGGCCCGCGGACCAGGACCCGAAGGTCTCGCCGACGAGCGGTTTCCACGCGATCATCGCCACGGACCCGGACCTGACCGACGCGAGTGTGTCGATCATGCGCCTGGAGCCGGTTCTTCCGCCGACCACGACGGTTGAGCTGGCGCGCCGGGAGATGGTCGAGCGGCTGGGGGTGACGGCGTTCAACCGCCGCATCGATGCGAAGATCAGCAAGGGCGGCATGGCGTTCCTGGACGCCTCCGTCGGGCTGGATTCGCTCTTCCGCACGGCGACGTACGTGAACGCCAGCGCGGACGGCAAGCCGGAGAACTGGAAAGCGATGCTCGAGGAGCTGGGCGCCGAGCTGCAGCGGGCCCGCCTCCACGGGTTCACAGCGCGCGAGATCGACGATGTCAAGGTCCAGATCAGGTCGTCCACCGAGCAGTTCGTGAAGCGGGAGCCGACGCTTGATGCGAGGGTGATCCTGAACATGCTCAACCGCTCGATCGCCGACGGCGAGCCCGTGATGTCCGCCCAGCAGACCCTCGACCTGGTCAACCAGTTGCTCCCCACGATCACCGCTGAGGAGGTCTCGAAGAAGTTCGCGGCGGACTTCGACATGACCTCGGCGATGTTCATGCTCAACCTGCCTTCCTCCGCGGAGACGCCCACGAAGGAGGCGCTCGTCGCTCTTGGCAAGGCGGCGATCAGCGCCACCCCCGAGAAGGAGGCCGAGTCCGAGCGGGCCGCCGCGCTCATGACGACCAAGCCCACACCCGGCCAGATCACCGAGCAGGGCGTGCACGAGGCGTCCGGCGTGTGGTCCGGCTGGCTCTCCAACGGGGTGCGGGCGCACCAGAAGTCGATGGACTTCAAGAAGGACGAGGTCACGGTCACCTTCACCCTCGCGGCGGGCGCGATCCAGGAGACGGCTAAGGATCGCGGCATCGCCGAGGCGGCGGGGCTCGCGTGGTCGCGGCCGGCAACAGGCACGCTCTCCTCGACCGACATCCGCGACCTGATGACGGGCAAGAAGGTGCGTGTCCGCGGCGGGGGCGGCGGCAGCCCCGACACGATGACGCTGTCGGTCTCGGGCTCGCCGTCGGATCTCGAGACGGGCATGCAACTCGCCTACCTGCTGCTGACCGACCCAGTGATCGAGGCCGCGGCGTTTGACCAGTGGCGGACCGCAGAGTTGCAGGCGATCGAGGCCCGGAAGAAGGACCCGCAGGGGGCGTTCCGGACGCTGATGATCGAATCCATCTATCCGGCGAGCGAGACGAGGTTCCTGCCCCAGACCGAGGCGCAGGTCAATGCGATGACGCGAGAGGCTGCGCAGGCGTGGCTGAAGAAGACGATCGCGACCGCGCCGATCGAGGTGTCCATCGTCGGAGACATGCCCCAGGACCAGGCGATGGAGCTTCTTAGGGCCTACGTCGCGGCGCTCCCGGCGCGTGCCCGGATCTCCGGTTCGACGCTCGATGAACTCCGCAAGGTCTCCCGCCCGGCGGGCCCTGTCGTCAAGGCGAGTACGGTCGACACGAAGACGCCAGCCGCCGTCGTGCTCGGGGGCTTCTTCGGCCCCGACGCCGACAACATCCCGGATGCAAGGGCGATGGACATGGCCGCGAAGATCCTGTCGACGCGGATGATCAAGCAAATCCGCGAGGAGCAGGCGCTGGTCTACAGCATCGGTGCCCAGTCGCAGCCGGCGCGGGTTGTTCCCGGTCTGGGCCTGTTCTTCGCGTTTGCCCCGACCAAGCCGGAGAAGGTTCCGGCGCTCGAGGCGGCGCTCAAGGAGGTCTTCGACGAGTTCGCCAAGACCGGGCCGACCGAGGAGGAGATGGTGGTGGCCAAGAAGCAGTTCGCCAACACCTTCGATGAGAGCATGAAGCAGCCACAGTTCTGGCTCGGCGAGACCGCCGCGATGGACTACCGCTCGGCGAACCTGAACGACGTTGTCAGCGCTCCCGAGGCGTTCCAGGCCATGACCGCGGACCAGGTGCACCAGGTCTTCAGCAAGTACTACAAGCCCGAGGCGCAGCTCATGATCTCGCTCTCGCCTTCCTCTGCCGCGGCGGATTCGGAAGCCGCTTCCACCCCCGAGCCGGTGCACGGCAAGGCCGAGTGA
- a CDS encoding insulinase family protein, which translates to MSVLVPGGDILETPATRDLSLCAIAAWATPATRDLDSSKLGGIIETNGLVVESMAMTDCLMLTIEALVPETERDTPALRRGQLEAALRLAAALIDRPRIEPESLSQQKARSTDLVRTLRAEPYSAVSDRLTGLFMPPGDGRFRLPAENSPCSSYTLNQAQMFLDSILKPRADEAAPVEMAIVGDVELEDVLRVAAGTVGSLADRPRIGAETYASLRLIPRPAAALTATDPDDGTGGACRVVGGFLGPDRPNLREQRAFVVASAILRSRLEGKLEAVGAQDGILTWNIPGGLRAPGIGMMVISTRCEPGRAPGVIRVIDDAIAALAAEAPTQEELDAARALILPRVGATVSSPSYWAQVLASSTYAGYEPDDLAQAESMIAGFTPRDIHEVVRRYVSVDANRIRAVFAAEPAPSKAR; encoded by the coding sequence GTGAGCGTGCTGGTGCCGGGCGGGGACATCCTCGAGACCCCCGCGACGCGGGACCTCTCGCTGTGCGCGATCGCCGCGTGGGCAACTCCGGCGACGCGCGACCTGGACTCGTCGAAACTGGGAGGCATCATCGAGACCAACGGCCTGGTGGTGGAGTCGATGGCGATGACCGACTGCCTGATGCTCACGATCGAAGCCCTCGTGCCCGAGACCGAGCGGGACACCCCGGCGCTTCGGCGGGGCCAGTTGGAGGCCGCGCTGCGGCTCGCGGCGGCGCTGATTGACCGGCCGCGCATCGAGCCCGAGTCGCTCAGTCAGCAGAAGGCGCGATCCACCGACCTGGTCCGCACGCTCCGGGCCGAGCCGTACTCCGCGGTCTCGGACCGGCTGACCGGGTTGTTCATGCCGCCGGGTGATGGGCGGTTCCGGCTCCCTGCCGAGAACAGTCCGTGTTCCTCGTACACGCTTAATCAGGCCCAGATGTTCCTCGATTCGATCCTCAAGCCTCGAGCGGACGAAGCGGCTCCGGTGGAGATGGCCATCGTCGGCGATGTGGAGCTGGAGGATGTCCTGCGGGTCGCCGCGGGGACCGTCGGTTCGCTGGCCGATCGGCCGAGGATCGGCGCCGAGACGTACGCCTCGCTGCGGCTGATCCCGCGGCCAGCGGCGGCGCTGACGGCGACAGATCCTGATGATGGGACCGGGGGGGCCTGCCGCGTTGTTGGCGGGTTCCTGGGGCCGGACCGGCCGAACCTGCGGGAGCAGCGGGCATTTGTGGTGGCGTCGGCCATCCTTCGGTCGCGGCTCGAAGGCAAGCTCGAGGCGGTGGGGGCTCAGGACGGGATCCTGACCTGGAACATCCCCGGTGGCCTCCGTGCCCCTGGGATCGGGATGATGGTGATCAGCACGCGTTGCGAGCCGGGCCGGGCGCCGGGAGTCATCAGGGTGATCGACGACGCGATCGCGGCCCTCGCGGCGGAGGCCCCGACCCAAGAGGAACTCGACGCGGCGCGGGCCCTGATCCTGCCGCGCGTGGGCGCGACGGTTTCGTCGCCGTCGTACTGGGCACAGGTGCTGGCGTCGTCGACCTATGCGGGCTACGAGCCGGATGACCTGGCGCAGGCCGAGTCGATGATCGCGGGGTTTACGCCCCGGGATATCCACGAGGTGGTGCGCCGGTACGTCTCGGTGGACGCGAACCGCATCCGGGCGGTGTTCGCCGCGGAGCCGGCGCCGTCCAAGGCGAGGTGA
- a CDS encoding NAD(P)-dependent glycerol-3-phosphate dehydrogenase, whose protein sequence is MAKQGSTGRPGGGAGTGEGAGARPRVAILGLGQMGLVCAGILGGRSGGAGPGPEVVMWGHSVDEAGELTQTRRSDRLPGFSLPESIRVTDSERAALRGADLIVVAIPVQFIRSVFERIRKHVPAGVALLSVAKGIENETLLTPTRIMLDALGEAPGSRPVGVLSGPTIAGELARCLPATMIAASDDAALAERVQGLFSTSYLRVYTSEDVLGVELAGAVKNVIAIAAGGLDGLQAGYNAKSALLARGLAEITRLGVAMGASRETFFGLAGAGDLATTCFSPEGRNRSCGEALGRGEKLDDYLKRVKWVVEGVATAKSVMGLARKFDVEMPIASAVYAVLYKGMDPIDGIGRLMSRELKAERVG, encoded by the coding sequence ATGGCGAAGCAGGGTTCAACGGGTCGGCCGGGAGGAGGAGCGGGCACCGGCGAGGGCGCGGGGGCACGGCCGCGGGTCGCCATTCTCGGGCTGGGACAGATGGGCCTGGTCTGCGCCGGGATCCTGGGGGGGCGATCGGGGGGCGCCGGTCCTGGGCCGGAAGTCGTCATGTGGGGGCACAGCGTCGACGAAGCCGGCGAGCTAACGCAGACCCGCCGCAGCGACAGGCTCCCGGGGTTCAGCCTTCCCGAATCGATCCGCGTGACCGACTCTGAGCGCGCCGCGCTCCGGGGGGCAGATCTGATCGTCGTCGCGATCCCGGTGCAGTTCATCCGGAGCGTCTTCGAACGGATCCGAAAGCACGTTCCCGCGGGCGTGGCGCTGCTGTCAGTGGCCAAGGGGATTGAGAACGAGACCCTGCTGACGCCGACCAGGATCATGCTTGACGCCTTGGGAGAGGCCCCGGGCTCCAGGCCGGTGGGCGTGCTGAGCGGGCCGACCATCGCGGGCGAACTGGCCCGATGCCTGCCGGCAACGATGATCGCCGCGAGCGACGACGCCGCACTCGCGGAACGGGTGCAGGGCCTGTTCTCCACCAGTTACCTGCGCGTCTACACCAGCGAGGACGTGCTAGGGGTGGAGCTGGCGGGCGCGGTGAAGAACGTGATCGCGATCGCCGCGGGCGGGCTGGACGGGCTCCAGGCGGGGTACAACGCCAAGAGCGCGCTCCTCGCGCGGGGGCTGGCGGAGATCACGCGGCTGGGGGTCGCGATGGGGGCCAGCCGCGAGACGTTCTTCGGCCTTGCCGGCGCGGGCGACCTCGCGACGACCTGCTTCTCACCCGAGGGGCGCAACCGCTCCTGCGGAGAGGCCCTCGGGCGCGGCGAGAAGCTCGACGACTACCTCAAGCGGGTAAAGTGGGTTGTCGAGGGCGTCGCCACGGCCAAGAGTGTCATGGGGCTGGCCAGGAAGTTCGACGTGGAGATGCCGATCGCCTCGGCGGTGTACGCCGTGCTCTACAAGGGAATGGACCCCATCGATGGGATCGGGCGGCTGATGAGCCGGGAGCTGAAGGCCGAACGGGTCGGGTGA
- a CDS encoding cation-translocating P-type ATPase — protein MTTAPAHSHDHSHQHGGTPSDPAGTACCSHHNVQLERYTRWYLVGGTMVLATIVARTLFPNSIAEVIAQVPAFLGALLLGYPLFKAAVQELWKGSASTSSLASLAIIAAIAIGDYVTAGLLAFILLVADQFVRQRAWGAQRAIEDLIGLTPDTARIVRDGSEVEVKLDQVRVGDTVRVRPGENLPVDGVVVSGTSAINQASLTGEAVPHEVQSGAPVYAGTTNLSGVIDLRATLVGEDTTIGKVTQLIREAEQSKTPRQLIIEQVSKFFVPVTISVAFVVWFLTKDVERAISVLIVACPSALLLSSPMAMVASFAAAARLGILIKRTHYLEASAGVDTVVLDKTGTITTGVFAVSRLVPADGVEGAELLQAAADGEQHSNHPLATSIMSTALAARIKPDQSSDFEEVHGRGIRARTSMGELCVGRASWLVELFPQIAGQVGAVESRIEGMTGVHVVRNERYLGVVGLEDKMRTNARGVIDRLREIGVRRLVLLTGDRISVAERVGRAVGADVIEAECHPEEKHALVQSLGRTGRRVMMVGDGINDGPSLAEADVGVAMGGQGGSDIAANSAGVVLINDDLARIPFLIELARRTRAIIVQNIVASILIAVIGLTIAATGYLGVLLAALYHGLGDVFVIGNSFRLFRFGEAFSEGDVAVPEPAPAAAPPKRLRPIAAT, from the coding sequence ATGACCACCGCCCCGGCGCACTCTCACGACCACTCGCACCAGCATGGCGGCACGCCGTCGGACCCGGCCGGGACCGCGTGCTGTTCGCACCACAACGTGCAACTGGAGCGGTACACACGCTGGTACCTGGTCGGCGGGACGATGGTGCTGGCGACCATCGTGGCCAGAACACTCTTCCCCAACTCGATTGCCGAGGTGATTGCTCAGGTCCCGGCCTTCCTTGGGGCCTTGCTCCTCGGCTACCCGCTGTTCAAGGCGGCCGTGCAGGAGTTGTGGAAGGGCAGCGCCTCGACGTCGTCGCTGGCTTCGCTGGCCATCATCGCGGCGATCGCGATCGGTGACTACGTCACCGCGGGTCTCCTGGCGTTCATCCTGCTCGTGGCGGACCAGTTTGTCCGCCAGCGCGCGTGGGGCGCGCAGCGGGCGATCGAGGACTTGATCGGCCTGACCCCCGACACCGCCCGCATCGTTCGGGATGGGTCCGAGGTGGAGGTCAAACTCGATCAGGTCCGAGTGGGCGACACCGTCCGCGTCCGTCCGGGCGAGAACCTGCCGGTCGACGGCGTGGTTGTCTCCGGCACGTCGGCGATCAACCAGGCCTCGCTCACGGGCGAGGCCGTCCCGCACGAGGTGCAGAGCGGGGCGCCGGTCTACGCTGGCACGACCAACCTTTCCGGGGTCATTGACCTGCGGGCCACGCTGGTCGGCGAAGACACGACCATCGGCAAGGTCACCCAACTCATCCGGGAGGCCGAGCAGTCCAAGACGCCCCGCCAGCTCATCATCGAGCAAGTTTCGAAGTTCTTCGTTCCCGTCACCATCTCGGTCGCGTTTGTCGTCTGGTTCCTGACCAAGGACGTCGAGCGGGCCATCTCGGTGCTGATCGTCGCGTGCCCGTCGGCGTTGCTGCTCTCCTCGCCGATGGCGATGGTGGCCTCGTTCGCCGCGGCCGCCCGCCTGGGGATCCTGATCAAGCGGACGCACTACCTTGAAGCCTCCGCGGGCGTGGACACGGTCGTGCTCGACAAGACCGGCACGATCACCACCGGCGTCTTTGCGGTCTCCCGCCTGGTCCCGGCCGACGGTGTCGAGGGCGCTGAACTGCTGCAGGCCGCGGCCGACGGCGAGCAGCACTCGAACCACCCGCTGGCGACGTCCATTATGTCGACGGCGCTGGCCGCCCGGATCAAGCCGGATCAGTCCAGCGATTTTGAGGAGGTGCACGGCCGGGGCATCCGTGCCCGCACCTCGATGGGCGAGCTCTGTGTCGGTCGAGCGTCGTGGCTCGTCGAGTTGTTCCCTCAGATCGCGGGCCAGGTCGGCGCTGTCGAGAGCCGCATCGAGGGGATGACCGGTGTGCACGTCGTGCGCAACGAGCGCTATCTCGGCGTGGTCGGGCTCGAGGACAAGATGCGGACCAACGCCCGCGGCGTGATCGACCGCCTCCGCGAGATCGGCGTCCGTCGCCTCGTGCTGCTCACCGGCGACCGCATCTCGGTCGCCGAGCGGGTAGGCCGGGCCGTCGGCGCCGACGTGATCGAGGCCGAGTGCCACCCTGAGGAGAAGCACGCCCTCGTCCAGTCGCTCGGCCGCACGGGCCGGCGGGTGATGATGGTGGGCGACGGCATCAACGATGGGCCCTCCCTCGCCGAGGCCGATGTCGGTGTTGCGATGGGCGGCCAGGGTGGATCGGATATCGCGGCGAACTCCGCTGGCGTGGTGCTGATCAACGACGACCTGGCCCGCATCCCCTTCCTCATCGAACTGGCCCGGCGGACGCGGGCGATCATCGTCCAGAACATCGTCGCGTCGATCCTGATCGCGGTGATCGGCCTCACGATCGCGGCGACCGGCTACCTCGGAGTCCTCCTCGCGGCGCTCTACCACGGCCTGGGCGATGTGTTCGTGATCGGCAACTCATTCCGCCTGTTCCGTTTCGGCGAGGCGTTTTCGGAGGGCGATGTGGCGGTGCCCGAACCGGCTCCTGCCGCCGCTCCTCCCAAGCGGCTGCGGCCAATCGCGGCGACTTGA
- a CDS encoding MBL fold metallo-hydrolase: MRLVFLGTGTSSGVPAIACSCAVCTSTDPRDNRLRAGAAICFTDATGQDRTILIDATPDLRLQALRAGLQRCDAVVFTHNHVDHTFGVDELRRFNVVQKSAIDIYAEPHTLEHLRRVYRHIFEPRENIQDTFVATLTPRTLEVGRALSLFGVRFEPLRLMHGQLPIVGFRIEQEGAPDSGAFPLAYCTDVSAIPDETWPRLTGLRTLVLNALRHRRHSTHFSVQEAVAAAQRIGAGRTYFTHISHDLAHAATNAELPAGLALAYDGQIIE, translated from the coding sequence GTGCGGCTTGTCTTCCTCGGGACCGGAACTTCGTCTGGCGTACCCGCCATCGCGTGCTCGTGCGCGGTGTGCACGAGCACAGACCCGCGCGACAACCGCCTGCGCGCGGGAGCCGCGATCTGCTTCACGGATGCCACCGGGCAGGACCGCACGATCCTGATCGACGCGACGCCGGATCTGCGGCTTCAGGCCCTGCGGGCCGGGCTGCAACGGTGCGACGCGGTGGTGTTCACGCACAATCACGTCGACCACACGTTCGGGGTCGACGAGCTGCGCCGGTTCAATGTCGTTCAAAAGAGCGCCATCGACATCTACGCCGAACCCCACACCCTGGAGCATCTGCGGCGCGTCTACCGGCACATCTTCGAGCCCAGGGAGAACATCCAGGACACATTCGTCGCGACGCTGACGCCAAGGACACTCGAGGTCGGCCGGGCCCTGTCGCTCTTCGGCGTGCGATTCGAGCCGCTGCGGCTGATGCACGGCCAGTTGCCGATCGTGGGTTTCCGGATCGAACAGGAGGGAGCCCCGGACAGCGGCGCATTCCCGCTGGCGTATTGCACGGATGTCTCGGCGATCCCCGATGAGACCTGGCCGCGGCTGACGGGGCTTCGCACCCTCGTGCTCAACGCGCTCCGCCACCGGCGTCACTCGACGCACTTCTCGGTGCAGGAGGCGGTGGCCGCCGCGCAGCGCATCGGCGCGGGGCGGACCTACTTCACGCACATCTCCCACGACCTGGCCCACGCGGCGACCAACGCCGAGTTGCCCGCCGGCCTCGCGCTGGCGTACGACGGCCAGATCATCGAATGA